The Elaeis guineensis isolate ETL-2024a chromosome 14, EG11, whole genome shotgun sequence genomic sequence TTGTTTTCCAGAAAGATGGGGTAGTGtaccaaccccccccccccccaaccctcCACCATTGTTTCAACCTATAGAGCTCTGCTTAATCACCAGAAGGATGAATCCTGGAACTGCCCTAGATATGAATCATCCCTTAATGCTTGCACAAAAATCGGATACAATTATTATGGCTATGGTTTTGTGGAGGGCATGATTTAGTTATAACATAATGTGTATCTTGATGGTTTCTCTCTTTTTATAGCCTTAGGCATTCATCAGTGAAGTATATATAGAATACCTGCTGCTTTTTTTtcttgctgaaattgatatatctttagaGTTGGCAGGCACAATATTAATATTTTAGCCAGGATGTGTTCCTCTTATTTTCACTATCATAtgattagtttttttttaaaaaaaaactttaagAATACATATAATTGGTTTTTagtaaataatattaaattaatgtGTATACAATGGTTAATGATGTTCTTACTGTATTGGCTGATTTCTATATGTTTCAATATCTTTATTACTGTATATAATTGCAGCTAATAGTCTTTCTTAAAGACTTTCATCTCAGTTGAGATAAATCAAAATCCAGAAGAATGTCCTTAAGTTGGAAAATTAATTTAAAGAGGAATatctcagtcgagatgaaaagagAATAGTTCAACAAACACTCTTTATTGGAGAATAATAGCTCTAATCAATTATTACACGAATCGAAGATTACTTCAGAAGGAAATCATTTTGTATTAGATAATTttatactcctatcaaaaaaaagAATCTCACTCTAGATCAAACTTTCAAAAGAATAGCATCAACAATATTGCATCTAGTATCATAACCTGTCAAATTCCATGATGGTTGAACAAAACCACTGCTAAAAAGATGAGAACTGCATTGCAAGACAACTTTTGCATCCTTTACATGCTCTCCATAGGGCTGGTTTTATTCTTCATGGCACTGAAGGAATTATTTTTTGTCAGATCTAAATCCCTTAACTCCTCCTCTATTATTGTAGCTGAGCTTACTTCAATTTTTCTGATGGCATCTAGGAAATTAACATTAGTATGATTGGATCTGAGCTTATTGTAATTGTATCACACCCCAAACCCTATCCTTGGACCAGCCACGTGACATGGCCGCATATGTCCTTGGGCATAACCTTGGAAAATATGGGAGGCCTAATAATCAAAACCAAAATACTTAATAGCAGAAGATAAGAGATTATGGTAAACAAAATATTTCATTAATGGCTGATAATTATAGTTGTCCAAAATATAAGATTCAGTTACATTTGGTAGCAAATACCAAATCTAACGAGTAatctcttgtcaaaaatcctgaATCAACCCCATGAATCTAGATGTTTTGCAATTTTGAAATAagttaaaataataatatgagcTAACAGCTCTGTAAAATTTCTCCAAGCATGCACATATACTAACATGAATATGATAACAAATTTTAGCAACTGCTTAGAAAATAATAAGGTTCAACAATTGGTAATTAAGCAATTATTTAACATTATACTTATACTTCATGTATAACAAAACCAGCATGCACATGTGGGTTTTAAAATAACTCCAATGTATTAAGTATATCATCAAAATAGCAATATACAAATCATACATCATCAGATCAGTAGCTCCATTCAATCACAATTCAATTAAACTAccattactattattattattttgattattaataTCATTATTATTGTTATACTAATTTGATTATTATGGATCTGATCAGACTTTATAGCATTTGGATTATTCATGGTCATGCTTCTATCTATTCTAATCATAATCGGTGTCATGTTCCATATTTCTATCCATGACAAAGCCATATTCAGTGCGTGTACCATGTTCCTATGCACGGCGAGCCTATACTTGGatatatattatgttcttgtctaTGGTGAGACTAAGATATATATCACATTTTTGCTCGTGGTGAGATCATACTCAAATATATAGTAGTATTCTTACTTCTAATGAGACTATACTCAATTTTTATTTAGTCCAAATATCCTAAgtttaaatatttcaattattctatcttttatttttctaaatgtTATTTGTTTATGATGTCCTTACTCCAATTAAACATAAGTAATATCATAAAGAATTagcataaataatattataatatataaatatgaaatattcacAATTATATAGGTGATTATGCATATGGACTTTTACTAATTATTTATCTTAATTATTAGCATATGTTATGTGTATATACAAAATATCCATAAACATGCAAGTGATCATGTTCGGGATCGTTACCTCTATGGGTCACCAAATCTGACCAAAAAATCATCTCCACATCTTCCTTAGATCATCCAGCGTTAAGGGTCTCCTTGGATGTCCATAACCATGATAATCCTTCGGCTGCGACTATCAGTACATTCATACAATTAAATCAACTCTTGAGTTAGATAAATAGGAGAGAGAACAAGTGGGGATTGATGGCCCTCCTCTCCATGGTCGACAAAAGTATCGGTTGAGTTTGGCTCAACTCGGCTCAAGGGTGGAGAGAGAAAGGATAGAAAGGGATAGAGAGGTCAAAAGAAAGAAGGGGCATTCAGCCCATCCATGGGAAGGatgaggaaaaggaaaaaaaaggggaTGGAGTCTTACCTTTGAGGTGATCATGGTCCCTGACATAGGGATGGATCTTTTATGGTACTTAAAAAGTACCACATGATGCTATACATGTTTCAAAAATGTTCATCAAAAAATGAGTGGCCGCGTGTGTTTGCACACGcgttaaaatactaagaaaagaaaaatggataagTCCCAAGGACATTTGAATAGTCTAGATAAATATCCCATAACTGTTCTTTTTTCGATGAACGTCTCAATATATGCACAGCACTCTGCGATACTTTTTGTGTACCGTAGAAGATCTCGCTCCCCTTGGCATGGACGCGAGATGGAGTTGACGTGTTGTCGAAAGAAACAACATTTGGCTGCTGATGGGGCAAGCGGTCGGAAGGCCAGAAACATACAAGCGTCTTTGATGCCAACTTTTCATCCCGTGAGATCCACGAGTGGCCGCATTTGTATATTTCCAAGCATTGGAGGGAGCTAAAACATTGCAGTCCTGCGGTTGTTGTAAGATTCGGACAATTCTCAATCCTCACCACTCTGAGCGAACTTAGGTTCTGATGCAGATGAAGCATTCTCAGCCTATGTGAGTTGGAAACTTTCAAGTATTGGAGCCTGGGGAGGTCTAAAGAGGAGGACCATATATTGAAATTGCATTCCCCCCATAGTTTCAGACTAACTAGTGATGGAAGAGCAGGTATTGCAGTCAGTGCCTTGCATTCATATAGCTCCAACTCAGTCAGTGGGGATGAAGGCAAGCCTGGAAGCCTACACAGCTTGGGACAATCACTTATTGTAAGCTCACGAAGGCGAGGGAATTCACCATCCTTAATCCCACACCATTCCTCCCACTCCCACATCTCAGTGAATTCCAATGTCTCCAGTGCTGGGAAGGCCTTGGTGATATCTGAGGCACAGCCACAGAACTCCCTGCCAATACCTCGCAAACTTTCCATTCCTCCTATAGAGAGGATCCGCAGTGATGGAAGTTGACCGAGGGGTGGAAGGAGTGCACATTTGTCATTGCAGAACTCGAGTTTCACAGAGACAAGTTTGGAGAAGGATCGATCACCCATCCAGCATGGAAGTCTTGTGCCATTATATCCTCGTATAACCAACTCCGAGATGTTGGTATGAGGTTGGAGGTTCTCAAGCGTAGATGCCGCTGTCGATTTATCAACAGCTAACCCATGTCTGTTGCTGACATTGTTACTGCTTTGCCTACCAACAAAGGCATCATCGATACTGGTATTGCCTCTGTAGCTGCATGGTTCATAGCTATGCGAATGCCAACACAGTGTCAGTTTTTGgatgttcttcatcttctttaaatCAGGATTCATCTCCTCAGTCACCTTCTCAAGGCCCACCATGCGAAGCTCTCTGAGTTTGAGGTTTGTCAAATCCTTTAATTCTCCTGTTCCACAGTGACATTTATACCCTACATAGAAAATTGGCAGAGTCTGAAGATGAATCAACTTTCCAATCCCAGGTGGAATGCAGACATGTGAATCATCCAATATTGGTAGTATGAGATGCCTTAAACTAGTAAGGTTCCCTATGCCTCTGGGTAACTCCAAAAGATCATAGCAATGCTTCAAGTCCAATACTTGCAAATTGTACAGCACGCATACTGATTCAGGCAGTACCCGGATGCTAGTGTTCTGAAGACGAAGGTAGCGAAGGTGCTTCAGCTCCCCAATTGAGTCTGGCAGCTCTTCTATGGCAGAGTGACTCAGGTCCATTGCTCGTAAGCATGTCAAATTTTGAAACTGATCATTTTGCATCTCCAAATGTACTTCAAATGGCTGCAGTCTATTTGACCCAGGTATGAGCAATGTACGCAGACGTAGAGGATCTTTCAAGGAGTCCAATCTGATTGGGATCCGCTGAGGAAGACCCTTTCCTTTACCCTTCTTTTTGTTCTGAAGAAAAGGAAGATCCGGAACCCCATGATAATCGCTGCTGGCAAGCAGGGATGCATGGAGAACATCTTCAGGCAGATTGGATAACTTATGATCCTCTGTCATAACACATGCACTCCCAGAGATGGATTTTGCCAGATCATGAATGAGATCATGCATTACAAACTTTCCCACTTCAGCATCAAGTTGTGAATGTTGAAAGAATGATCTCTGTACCAACTCATCAAAATATGAACTGCCAACGGCTTCCACCGAATTTCTTCCATCTTGTCGAATATAACCTTGAGCCATCCACAAGTTTACCATATACTCTTTCTCAAACAGATAACCTTGAGGAAACAAAGAACAATATGCAAAACACTGCTTCAAATGTGCTGGCATGCGATGATAGCTCAAACTCAGAGCTGGCAAAATCTCATTTCTCTCTTCATCAAATAAATGCCACAGCTCGCTTTCTGAAATATCCTTCCATCTTTCTTCATCAGTTTCAAAGCGTAGAAGGCTTCCCAATGTCTTTGCAGCCAAAGGCAGTCCTTTGCACTTCAAAGCAATCTTACGGCCAATGGCTTCTAAATTTGGAGGAGCATCGATCTTAATTGAAACTTGTCTTTCAAATGCATAGGTCTTGAACACCAACCAACAATAGTCGTCATCCAATGAGCCCAAGCGAATAGGGGTGACAGTTTGCATTATCCTAGCAACTGATTCATTTCTTGTGGTTACTATGATTTTGCTAGTAGTCGATTCCTGAACTAGAGGGGCTCGAAGTGTTTCCCATAGACTCGGCCTCTCATTCCATACATCATCTAGTACAAGCAACAATCTTTTTCCTTCTAATGCTTTCGTGAGAGTACTATGCAGATTGTCAAGTTCGGTATGATCATCAGCACTGCTAGAAGTTGAAGCAATTGATTTAATGATTGTTTTCGTTATCCTCATCACATCGAAATCTTCGGAAACGGAAACCCATATCTTTGTGCTGAATTGTTGACATACCACGGAATCATTGTAGACAAGCTGAGCAAGTGTCGTCTTACCCACTCCTCCCATTCCTATTATTGGAATGACTGAAAACTTATCTTCATTGTATAGCAACAATTCCGTcagctttctcttctcttcttctctgccATAAACTCTCCATTCATCGACGATCGAGCTCGTAGGTGGTGGCTTTCCTGTAGTAAGAAATCGtctctctccatcttcttctCTTAAATGAAGGGCATCCCTCTCCTTTGCAATCTCATCAAACCTCATCCTGATCTCCCTAATTCTAACTGCCATGCCTTCTGTAAATGGAAAATTTGTTGAAGATGAGATCATTACCTCGCCGCGTTTCCTCTTGCTGGATGGTGCTGAACTAGTCCCGCCTTCTATTTGGATCCGTAGCAGCTCGTAGTTGTACTCGTCCAGCACGTCCTCGGCATCGTTAGATAGGGACTTGAGCTCATGCAGCCAGAGCTTCACTGACTCGTCTTGGATCTCCCTCATCTCTGCGTCGTTGAGAACTGCTTGAATTCTCAGCAGTGTCCTCCTCAAATGCTTGAGATCTTCTTTGACGCAGCTGAATGGATTTGGGGCTGATGATCCTCGTATTGGAGCTATCAGCTTGCCGGCGATTGAGATGATGGAAGATAAAATTGCACCTGCCATTGTTgaactctctcttctctcttgtgACTCCGTAACAGTTGGATCTGGATGGAGTTCAGAGATGAGCTAGCTTTTGAGTCTTTTCGCTTGGCAAAATAAGACTTTGACTAGGAACCGGGCCAATCTGGGGGAAAGCCTAGAATAAAACAGCGGTGCCCATTCTTTGTGGATAAACATcaccaaaaaattgatcaactatcTTACTgtcaaatttatttatatttttatatttttaaaataaataatttattttttttatatataatatttattgataatataaaaaaaaatttaatcaataaaatagatatttaattttatttctaagaTACTCTATTTTCATTTCTAGAGACGCCAACATTCAATATCCAATAACTtagttatctattttttataaatttaaaaaatataaatattattatgaaaaatataaaaaaattttagcaacttatccaaaaaattagtgatacAAAAGAACATGGATAACATATTTTTTATCACTTTTTCAtgacaaaaaaatatgaataaaatatttttttatttaaatattatttgtaaaatatttatcTAGGCAAATATAGATCTACAGGTAAATCTTCACAAAAGAACAGATAGATTGATGAAAAGTTTTTTTTACATCgcgattttgatggatattttatGTTtagatttgtttttttttttttttttttttttgctaaaatgtTTAGATTTGTTCAAAACAGACAAAAGTTGGCGCCGACATTATGGTTTGAACTACCGTTCGGAGACTTGGGTTTCAGACAGGGACCACAGCCATTATGATTTGGGCTTCGCAGAATCAAACGGGAGGCCAGGGATCCAACATCATGTCAGATTCTGACACTGCATTCCACCTGTAGCTCAAGGGATGGGCAAAACAATTTGCTCCAATTTAAAAACAATGGTTAAATATGGGCTCCTTTCTTGGCTTTCCCAGTGATCGTCTTGGCGCGAACGAGATGAGTTTCAAATCCAccttttaggtcctaattagggTCAGAACTGGACCGGGCCACACATCTATCCGAGTTTGAACTGGAATTTTTTTATGGGCTTTGggccaaatgttggctcaaaaattttttaaaatacaagGCCCGAGCCCGATCTGGGCCCAAACCCGAGCCCCGCCTGGGGCCAATTGGGCAGGCACGAATCTAATCAGCTTGGCTCAAATCTGAGCCCGACCCAGGCCCAATCGGGCCGGTCCgaatctaattgattagatcattgGTTCTCTGTGCTGCTGCATTGTGTGTTTGGTACTTGCAATCCTACATTTTCTTTCCGGTCTTCCTCTTTTCAGTGGTTTGTTTTGCAAGTTCAGGTTTATGTTGCCCTCAGGATTAAGATCCTATTCTCTAAAACttcttttaaaatataattgCGATTACTAATATGAATTTGAACTTCAAAGTCATCTACAGTATGATCAGCAGAAATAAGTCTAATGCCTTGAATACCAAATAGATGTGCAAATAAAGTAGAgacattattaataaaattggataACTGAATCTAGGCAATGTCATTTTCATCAGATTAGACAAGAACAACATGGTGCAAATAGCGATACAAATCATGTTAGTAGTATGTTGGACTCAATGAAGTTAAGGCAACCCAAATTATTAATGTCCACGTACTCATCCGTGTACAATCCGGTATGATAAGATAAGAAGGCTACATGCTGATTGAAAATGAAATGAAAGTCTCACTATTCAAAGTGATACCTGTAATCAATGACTTTGACCTCATGTTGACCTCTAGAATCCAAACGGTGATGCATGTCCAAATGGTTTTTTGGTTTCTCTTGGAGCAAGCATAAATCACAGAGTTACTGACTGAAACTGTATTATCAATTAGTCAGTATAATGAAACCATCAATAACATGAACAAAATGGCAAAAcaataatatgaagaaaataggATGATATGTTATGACTTACAGACAGTTAGAAAGGGTCAGAATGGTAATGGAAACTTGTAtaggaaaaaatatatatcatgatCTGTCTAGACaagcaaaaatataattctttggGATTCATTAATGCACTGCAGCAGATGAACAAAATAAAAAGTTGCCAGCAAGACAAGAAATTTCTTTTACTTTTAATTGTTAGAATAATTTGACACTCATAAGCAACTAACTAGTATTTTTTTCTGTGAAAATACCACCCATAACCATCTGCATACCATTTTAATGCCAACTTAATTCAGCAAATTTAAACCAATCCACTGAATACTTCTAAAGCAAATTTTAAGATCATTTGggtaaagataataaaaataGTTGGTTAGCATACAATTTAGTAACAAATAACTAGATATGAACAATGtataagcctaaagatatgaaattCAAAAGCTATGTTTTGAGTAATACAGAGCAACATGATAGACAAGGCAATGTTTGACAATCACATAAGTTCCTGATATAAATTATACAAAATTCATTTAGTTCAAAAAATGGATATAAGAAACTTGCTTTTGAAAGTTCAATTTCTAGCTCACCCTGCAAATAATTCAGCATAATAGTCAGATTCCAACAATATTTATGCAGAAAAGAACTAGGTTTATTTCATGAATACATCATATACCAACTGATTTGCTAAATACATACGGTTATACATAGAAACAATACTAGGCTGAAGATCTAGCATGGCTGGATTAGTCGTTAAGGTATCAGCACAACTAGttaaatttgattattaaaaatattaacatAAAGATCCAAACTATAATAGCTATTCGAATGGATGTTAGTAGATTGATGTATCAATTAAAGATAATTTGAACCAACAACTCCAGGCAACACCATACTCATTGACTGCACTAATAAAAATTATACTGATAAACTACAAGATTtttgatgatcatcattcatcgcTGGAGGtggaaaaaaaaataggaaagaagGGTGCATCCAAGaacaaaaaataatagaaaagcaTATCCAGACAATAGAAGGGtgcttcagattttttttaattcttcacATGAGTTCAATTCCAGCAAAATATTTTTCTTCCCTCTTCATTCATCCATTATCATGAAAATCTATATTTAGAATAAACTAAataattagaagatgaaaaaatttaaatatgaagaTTTGTAACttcatatggattaaaataaattttatagatgCTTACATAATATTATATCAATGTCCCAACTTTACTGCTTGGCTCGCTCTGAGGTACCATCATCCGCAATCAAATTACTTGTAACTGTTAACACACATGTCAATCATAAATCTTCAAAATATAAATACTataagtaaataaaaaatataacataaatttaaaatatttatatacctTCATCATATTCTTTACGAAGCCAATCTTGGGTACAAACTAAGGTCTCAACAGTAGATGGGCCCAATGAACTCTAATATTGATCTACAACTCTACCATCAGTGTTGAATGCCGATTCTGATGAAACAGTAGAGACTGAAATAGCGAGAATATCTTTAGCCAT encodes the following:
- the LOC105057744 gene encoding putative disease resistance protein RGA3 → MAGAILSSIISIAGKLIAPIRGSSAPNPFSCVKEDLKHLRRTLLRIQAVLNDAEMREIQDESVKLWLHELKSLSNDAEDVLDEYNYELLRIQIEGGTSSAPSSKRKRGEVMISSSTNFPFTEGMAVRIREIRMRFDEIAKERDALHLREEDGERRFLTTGKPPPTSSIVDEWRVYGREEEKRKLTELLLYNEDKFSVIPIIGMGGVGKTTLAQLVYNDSVVCQQFSTKIWVSVSEDFDVMRITKTIIKSIASTSSSADDHTELDNLHSTLTKALEGKRLLLVLDDVWNERPSLWETLRAPLVQESTTSKIIVTTRNESVARIMQTVTPIRLGSLDDDYCWLVFKTYAFERQVSIKIDAPPNLEAIGRKIALKCKGLPLAAKTLGSLLRFETDEERWKDISESELWHLFDEERNEILPALSLSYHRMPAHLKQCFAYCSLFPQGYLFEKEYMVNLWMAQGYIRQDGRNSVEAVGSSYFDELVQRSFFQHSQLDAEVGKFVMHDLIHDLAKSISGSACVMTEDHKLSNLPEDVLHASLLASSDYHGVPDLPFLQNKKKGKGKGLPQRIPIRLDSLKDPLRLRTLLIPGSNRLQPFEVHLEMQNDQFQNLTCLRAMDLSHSAIEELPDSIGELKHLRYLRLQNTSIRVLPESVCVLYNLQVLDLKHCYDLLELPRGIGNLTSLRHLILPILDDSHVCIPPGIGKLIHLQTLPIFYVGYKCHCGTGELKDLTNLKLRELRMVGLEKVTEEMNPDLKKMKNIQKLTLCWHSHSYEPCSYRGNTSIDDAFVGRQSSNNVSNRHGLAVDKSTAASTLENLQPHTNISELVIRGYNGTRLPCWMGDRSFSKLVSVKLEFCNDKCALLPPLGQLPSLRILSIGGMESLRGIGREFCGCASDITKAFPALETLEFTEMWEWEEWCGIKDGEFPRLRELTISDCPKLCRLPGLPSSPLTELELYECKALTAIPALPSLVSLKLWGECNFNIWSSSLDLPRLQYLKVSNSHRLRMLHLHQNLSSLRVVRIENCPNLTTTAGLQCFSSLQCLEIYKCGHSWISRDEKLASKTLVCFWPSDRLPHQQPNVVSFDNTSTPSRVHAKGSEIFYGTQKVSQSAVHILRRSSKKEQLWDIYLDYSNVLGTYPFFFS